In one Rhinopithecus roxellana isolate Shanxi Qingling chromosome 1, ASM756505v1, whole genome shotgun sequence genomic region, the following are encoded:
- the CHCHD4 gene encoding mitochondrial intermembrane space import and assembly protein 40 isoform X1, producing the protein MPVSYSSVTTRYYHRAGAKEGKDRIIFVTKEDHETPSNAELVADDPNDPYEEHGLILPNGNINWNCPCLGGMASGPCGEQFKSAFSCFHYSTEEIKGSDCVDQFRAMQECMQKYPDLYPQEDEDEEEEREKEPAEQVEETAPTEATATKEEEGSS; encoded by the exons ATGCCTGTGTCGTATTCATCTGTGACCACCAGGTACTACCACAGAGCTGGAGCTAAGGAAG GGAAGGATCGAATCATATTTGTAACCAAAGAAGATCATGAAACTCCAAGCAATGCAGAACTGGTGGCCGATGACCCCAATGATCCATACGAGGAGCACG GATTGATACTGCCAAATGGAAACATTAACTGGAACTGCCCATGCCTTGGGGGAATGGCCAGCGGTCCCTGTGGAGAACAATTCAAGTCAGCCTTTTCCTGCTTCCACTATAGCACAGAGGAGATCAAGGGGTCAGACTGTGTAGACCAGTTCCGGGCCATGCAGGAATGCATGCAGAAATACCCAGACCTCTACCCCcaagaggatgaggatgaggaagaggaaagggagaaggagccagcagaacaagtagaagaaacagCTCCCACTGAGGCCACTGCAACCAAAGAAGAGGAGGGGTCAAGTTAA
- the CHCHD4 gene encoding mitochondrial intermembrane space import and assembly protein 40 isoform X2, with amino-acid sequence MSYCRQEGKDRIIFVTKEDHETPSNAELVADDPNDPYEEHGLILPNGNINWNCPCLGGMASGPCGEQFKSAFSCFHYSTEEIKGSDCVDQFRAMQECMQKYPDLYPQEDEDEEEEREKEPAEQVEETAPTEATATKEEEGSS; translated from the exons GGAAGGATCGAATCATATTTGTAACCAAAGAAGATCATGAAACTCCAAGCAATGCAGAACTGGTGGCCGATGACCCCAATGATCCATACGAGGAGCACG GATTGATACTGCCAAATGGAAACATTAACTGGAACTGCCCATGCCTTGGGGGAATGGCCAGCGGTCCCTGTGGAGAACAATTCAAGTCAGCCTTTTCCTGCTTCCACTATAGCACAGAGGAGATCAAGGGGTCAGACTGTGTAGACCAGTTCCGGGCCATGCAGGAATGCATGCAGAAATACCCAGACCTCTACCCCcaagaggatgaggatgaggaagaggaaagggagaaggagccagcagaacaagtagaagaaacagCTCCCACTGAGGCCACTGCAACCAAAGAAGAGGAGGGGTCAAGTTAA